A genomic region of Herbaspirillum sp. DW155 contains the following coding sequences:
- a CDS encoding methyl-accepting chemotaxis protein: protein MKISDLKIGTRLYIGFGLVSAILVILVSVAYSNFARLGVANDMSDHSYQVRAEMQAMLESLVNMETGARGFALTGNEASLEPMQQGLTSFKEHLDKARQLTRDNPAQQQRLQQVAEAEQRWVSSAIEPALALRRAVRDGREDMGKLVAFIQAGRGKAEMDNMRAIFAEMDRTESVLLQQRNEEADALEALTGKILILGGMVSVLLSLLLAWWLANNITRPLAVAVKLARQVAGGDLSARIEVRSRDETGELLSALKDMNASLVRIVAGVRRGTDMIATASSQIASGNLDLSSRTEQQASSLEETASSMEELTSTVQQNSANAREANRMAQVASDIASSGGGVVSRVVDTMEEINASARKIVDIISVIDGIAFQTNILALNAAVEAARAGEQGRGFAVVATEVRSLAQRSAAAAKEIKALISDSVAKVESGSVLVNEAGATMREIVESVQRVTGMINEISAAGEEQRSGIEQVSQAVGQMDQVTQQNAALVEQAAAASQALQEQAQELAQAVSVFRLDGQCAQDAAIEVAAAVPLAEPITPVAVAPASVKSRLAPREPRLVAPLPSRTMAGASDEWVTF, encoded by the coding sequence ATGAAAATATCGGACCTGAAAATCGGCACCCGCCTGTATATCGGCTTCGGATTGGTCTCTGCCATCCTGGTCATCCTGGTCAGTGTGGCCTATTCCAATTTTGCACGGCTCGGTGTCGCCAACGACATGAGTGACCACAGCTACCAGGTGCGTGCGGAGATGCAGGCCATGCTGGAGAGCCTGGTCAACATGGAGACCGGGGCACGCGGCTTCGCCCTGACCGGTAATGAGGCATCGCTTGAACCCATGCAGCAGGGCCTGACCAGTTTCAAGGAGCACCTGGACAAAGCCCGACAGCTGACCCGCGACAATCCCGCCCAGCAGCAGCGCCTGCAGCAGGTGGCCGAGGCCGAGCAGCGCTGGGTGAGCAGCGCCATCGAACCGGCCCTGGCCCTGCGCCGCGCTGTGCGTGATGGCCGCGAAGACATGGGCAAGCTGGTGGCGTTCATTCAAGCCGGCCGGGGCAAGGCAGAGATGGACAACATGCGGGCCATCTTCGCCGAGATGGATCGCACCGAAAGCGTATTGCTGCAACAGCGCAACGAAGAGGCCGATGCGCTCGAAGCGCTGACCGGCAAGATCCTCATCCTGGGCGGCATGGTTTCGGTGCTGCTGTCCCTGCTGCTGGCCTGGTGGCTGGCCAACAACATCACCCGTCCGCTGGCGGTGGCCGTGAAGCTGGCGCGCCAGGTGGCCGGGGGCGATCTGAGCGCGCGCATCGAGGTGCGTTCGCGCGATGAGACCGGCGAACTGCTGAGCGCGCTCAAGGACATGAATGCCAGCCTGGTACGCATCGTGGCCGGCGTGCGCCGGGGCACCGACATGATCGCCACGGCCTCTTCGCAGATCGCCAGCGGCAACCTGGACTTGTCCTCGCGCACCGAGCAGCAGGCCAGTTCGCTCGAAGAAACTGCCTCCTCGATGGAAGAACTGACCTCCACCGTGCAGCAGAACAGCGCCAATGCGCGCGAGGCCAACCGCATGGCGCAGGTGGCCTCCGACATCGCCAGCAGCGGCGGCGGTGTGGTCAGCCGCGTGGTCGACACGATGGAAGAGATCAATGCCTCCGCGCGCAAGATCGTGGACATCATCAGCGTCATCGACGGTATCGCCTTCCAGACCAACATCCTGGCCTTGAATGCCGCCGTGGAGGCGGCCCGCGCCGGTGAGCAGGGACGCGGCTTTGCAGTGGTGGCCACCGAGGTGCGCAGCCTGGCACAGCGCTCGGCGGCCGCCGCCAAGGAAATCAAGGCCTTGATCAGCGATTCGGTCGCCAAGGTCGAATCCGGTAGCGTGCTGGTCAACGAAGCCGGCGCCACCATGCGCGAGATCGTCGAGAGCGTGCAACGGGTCACTGGCATGATCAACGAGATCAGCGCCGCCGGAGAAGAACAGCGCTCCGGCATCGAGCAGGTCAGCCAGGCGGTAGGCCAGATGGACCAGGTGACGCAGCAGAATGCGGCCCTGGTGGAACAAGCCGCTGCGGCCTCCCAGGCGCTGCAGGAACAGGCGCAGGAGCTGGCGCAGGCGGTCAGCGTTTTCCGCCTCGACGGGCAGTGCGCGCAGGATGCCGCCATCGAGGTCGCCGCTGCGGTGCCACTGGCCGAACCAATCACGCCCGTTGCCGTTGCACCAGCCTCGGTCAAGTCGCGCCTGGCGCCTCGCGAACCGCGTCTGGTGGCGCCTCTGCCCAGCCGGACCATGGCGGGCGCCTCCGATGAATGGGTTACTTTCTGA
- a CDS encoding GGDEF and EAL domain-containing protein → MHADLLPLTAPLAEQEHQRLSVLDTYCVLDTQPDVLCDLVTELAARLFDTEIALVSLVAENRQWFKSRRGLKAAGTPRSQSFCSHVIEQEQVMVVLDATRDERFAGNPLVTGEPGIRFYAGAPLQAADGVRLGTLCVIGKSPRVQFSAADRATLAQLAAIVMARLEILRVSSYIDSLTSLPNRSRLLADLQALQSVGCGAESLPQRLTAVVVDVCDRGYLADMIKALGWDYAEGFLLQAKERLRQALGEIALYRIGTTAFAYLERRDLWQQQAEQVERSFAETLEYQGIPHRLEISVGIVPLAQCADLDELVPSLLTAADMARESGSLQCCYEQPLGRLQKHSFELLWAIPAALQSVDQLWLEYQPKVALASGQCAGVEALLRWRHPVHGVISPALFIPLAEKTALIRQVSLWVLQHGIEQAAAWAGQGRAIPVAINVSARDFDNDDLVQTLAAQLRRHRIPASLIEIEFTESAMSKNPEKLYGKIQEIKRLGVKVAIDDFGAGFSNLSYLKNIPADYLKIDQSFIRTMESNYSDQQIVPSMIHLGQKLGFAVVAEGVETEKCRRILHHLGCEYGQGYGIARPMSAADTWDWIAARD, encoded by the coding sequence ATGCATGCAGACCTCCTCCCATTGACCGCCCCGCTGGCCGAACAGGAGCACCAGCGCCTGAGCGTACTCGATACCTATTGCGTACTCGATACCCAGCCCGACGTGCTGTGCGATCTGGTGACCGAACTTGCCGCCAGGCTTTTCGATACCGAGATTGCGTTGGTATCGCTGGTGGCCGAGAACCGCCAGTGGTTCAAATCCCGGCGCGGGCTGAAGGCGGCCGGCACGCCCCGTTCGCAATCCTTCTGCAGCCACGTGATCGAGCAGGAGCAGGTCATGGTGGTGCTCGATGCCACCCGGGACGAGCGCTTCGCCGGCAATCCCCTGGTCACCGGTGAACCGGGCATCCGCTTCTACGCCGGTGCGCCGCTGCAGGCGGCCGATGGCGTGCGGCTGGGAACGCTGTGCGTGATCGGCAAGTCGCCGCGCGTGCAGTTCAGCGCGGCGGACCGCGCCACGCTGGCGCAGCTGGCCGCCATCGTGATGGCGCGGCTGGAGATTCTGCGTGTTTCCAGTTACATCGACAGTCTCACTTCCTTGCCCAACCGCAGCCGCCTGCTGGCCGACCTGCAGGCCTTGCAGTCCGTGGGGTGCGGTGCCGAATCCCTGCCGCAGCGGCTCACGGCGGTGGTGGTCGATGTCTGTGACAGGGGCTATCTGGCCGACATGATCAAGGCACTGGGATGGGATTACGCCGAGGGCTTCCTGCTGCAGGCCAAGGAGCGCCTGCGCCAGGCGCTGGGCGAGATCGCGCTCTATCGCATCGGCACCACGGCCTTTGCCTACCTGGAGCGGCGCGACCTCTGGCAGCAGCAGGCGGAGCAGGTCGAGCGCAGTTTTGCAGAGACGCTGGAGTATCAGGGCATCCCGCACCGTCTGGAAATCTCCGTGGGCATCGTGCCGCTGGCGCAATGCGCCGATCTCGACGAACTGGTGCCGTCCCTGCTGACGGCGGCCGACATGGCGCGTGAGTCCGGCTCCCTGCAGTGCTGCTACGAGCAGCCGCTGGGACGTCTGCAGAAGCATTCCTTCGAACTGCTCTGGGCCATTCCGGCCGCATTGCAATCGGTGGACCAGTTGTGGCTGGAGTACCAGCCCAAGGTGGCGCTGGCCTCGGGCCAGTGCGCCGGGGTGGAGGCTTTGCTGCGCTGGCGCCATCCGGTGCATGGCGTGATTTCGCCGGCACTCTTCATTCCCCTGGCCGAGAAGACGGCATTGATTCGCCAGGTGAGCCTGTGGGTGCTGCAACATGGCATCGAACAGGCGGCCGCCTGGGCAGGCCAGGGGCGGGCCATTCCGGTGGCCATCAACGTATCGGCACGCGACTTCGACAACGACGATCTGGTGCAGACGCTGGCGGCGCAGTTGCGGCGGCATCGCATTCCGGCCAGCCTGATCGAGATCGAGTTCACCGAAAGCGCGATGAGCAAGAATCCCGAGAAACTCTACGGCAAGATCCAGGAGATCAAACGCCTGGGTGTGAAGGTGGCCATCGATGACTTCGGGGCGGGATTCAGCAATCTCAGCTATCTCAAGAACATCCCGGCCGATTACCTCAAGATCGACCAATCCTTCATCCGCACCATGGAAAGCAATTATTCCGACCAGCAGATCGTGCCCTCGATGATCCATCTCGGCCAGAAGCTGGGATTTGCGGTGGTGGCCGAAGGCGTGGAAACCGAGAAGTGCCGACGCATCCTGCATCACCTCGGTTGCGAGTACGGCCAGGGTTATGGCATTGCGCGGCCGATGTCGGCGGCTGATACCTGGGACTGGATCGCGGCACGCGACTGA
- a CDS encoding LysR family transcriptional regulator translates to MENLDWTLLRSFLHVMNEGSLSAAARVLDLAQPTLGRQIQALEAALGTRLFTRSQTGLLPTDAARELLPHARAMASIAAAAQRSAQDHGKEISGTVRITASEVMGMEVLPAMLTSLRHRHPELKIELVLSNSLQDLLHRQADIAVRMVQPRQERLIARRIGSVECGLHAARDYIKRYGLPRSLEDLQHHALIGPDSMSPALRSLVQRWPQLDPARLSLRTDSDLAQLNLIRAGAGIGICQAPLAARTPQLTRLLPRQFSVPLETWVVMHEDLRHHPRCSKVFEALVRGLSGYLGIPPRACR, encoded by the coding sequence ATGGAAAATCTCGACTGGACGCTCCTGCGCTCCTTCCTCCACGTGATGAACGAAGGCTCGCTCTCGGCGGCGGCGCGGGTGCTGGATCTGGCCCAACCGACGCTGGGACGGCAAATCCAGGCGCTGGAAGCCGCGCTGGGAACTCGCCTGTTCACCCGCTCGCAGACCGGCCTGCTGCCCACCGATGCCGCGCGCGAGCTGCTGCCGCATGCCCGGGCCATGGCCAGCATCGCCGCAGCGGCACAGCGCAGTGCACAGGATCATGGCAAGGAAATCAGCGGCACCGTCCGGATCACGGCCAGTGAAGTGATGGGCATGGAAGTGCTGCCGGCCATGCTGACCAGCTTGCGGCATCGCCATCCCGAACTGAAGATCGAACTGGTCCTCAGCAACAGCCTGCAGGACCTGCTGCACCGCCAGGCCGACATCGCCGTGCGCATGGTGCAGCCGCGCCAGGAGCGGCTGATCGCGCGCCGCATCGGCTCGGTCGAGTGCGGCCTGCATGCCGCGCGCGACTACATCAAACGTTATGGCCTGCCACGCTCGCTGGAGGATCTACAGCACCATGCCCTGATCGGCCCGGACAGCATGAGCCCGGCACTGCGGTCCCTGGTGCAGCGCTGGCCGCAACTGGACCCGGCGAGGCTATCCCTGCGCACCGACAGCGACCTGGCCCAGCTGAACCTGATCCGCGCAGGGGCCGGCATCGGCATCTGCCAGGCGCCGCTGGCGGCGCGCACCCCGCAGCTCACCCGCCTGCTGCCGCGCCAGTTCAGCGTCCCGCTGGAAACCTGGGTGGTGATGCACGAAGACCTGCGCCATCATCCTCGCTGCAGCAAGGTGTTCGAAGCGCTGGTGCGCGGCCTGTCCGGCTATCTGGGCATACCGCCACGGGCATGTCGATGA
- a CDS encoding DUF4260 domain-containing protein, with the protein MLKADSITHNADVGAVNGGVRRVLRAEGALLLVVAVLAYARWGEGWSWFCATFLLPDLALLGYLAGPRAGALAYNASHSTLGPLGCLLLAGAGGPPVLLPLALIWLAHIGFDRSLGYGLKRSEGFGATHLGRIGRPGKPR; encoded by the coding sequence ATGCTGAAAGCAGATTCAATCACCCACAACGCCGACGTTGGCGCCGTCAATGGCGGCGTGCGCCGGGTACTGCGGGCGGAGGGCGCGCTGCTGCTGGTGGTGGCGGTGCTCGCCTATGCCCGCTGGGGCGAGGGATGGTCCTGGTTTTGCGCCACTTTCCTGCTGCCGGACCTCGCCCTGCTCGGCTACCTGGCCGGACCGCGTGCCGGGGCGCTGGCCTACAACGCTTCGCACAGCACGCTGGGCCCGTTGGGGTGCCTGTTGCTGGCAGGGGCAGGCGGTCCGCCTGTGCTGCTGCCGCTGGCCTTGATCTGGCTGGCGCATATCGGATTTGACCGTTCCCTGGGGTACGGCCTCAAGCGCAGCGAAGGTTTTGGTGCGACCCATCTGGGCCGCATCGGCCGACCCGGCAAGCCCCGCTGA
- a CDS encoding type II toxin-antitoxin system HicB family antitoxin has product MGTMTYKGYAARIEYSDEDESFIGRIAGIQDVVGFHGDSVAALRAAFEEAVDDYLEACAKVGRAPQKPFSGKFMLRVSPEIHAHAATMAEARGMSLNAWAAQALALYR; this is encoded by the coding sequence ATGGGAACAATGACCTACAAGGGCTATGCAGCCCGTATCGAATACAGCGACGAAGACGAAAGCTTCATCGGTCGCATCGCCGGCATCCAGGATGTCGTCGGATTCCACGGCGATTCCGTGGCTGCGCTGAGGGCCGCTTTCGAAGAGGCGGTCGATGATTATCTGGAGGCCTGCGCCAAGGTAGGCCGGGCACCGCAAAAGCCGTTTTCAGGCAAGTTCATGCTGCGCGTCTCACCCGAAATCCATGCCCATGCAGCGACGATGGCCGAGGCACGCGGCATGAGCCTGAACGCATGGGCCGCGCAAGCCCTCGCGCTCTATCGCTGA
- a CDS encoding type II toxin-antitoxin system HicA family toxin, with amino-acid sequence MKSIHRRTLLAIFSDPLPRSLEWRQIEALFMAIGAQLIEGRGSRVRFMIGEVVGTFHRPHPAKDAKPYQIRDARTFLLNAGYGPEKGMSEWEQ; translated from the coding sequence ATGAAAAGCATTCACCGGAGAACTCTTCTGGCCATCTTCAGCGACCCGCTGCCGCGCTCGCTCGAGTGGCGCCAGATCGAAGCGCTTTTCATGGCAATTGGTGCGCAGCTTATCGAGGGTCGCGGATCCCGTGTCCGCTTCATGATTGGAGAGGTCGTGGGAACATTTCACCGACCGCACCCCGCCAAAGATGCAAAGCCGTATCAGATCCGCGATGCACGTACCTTCCTGCTCAATGCAGGATACGGCCCCGAGAAAGGAATGAGCGAATGGGAACAATGA